One Massilia sp. 9096 genomic window carries:
- the murC gene encoding UDP-N-acetylmuramate--L-alanine ligase yields MKHKIKHIHFVGIGGSGMSGIAEVLLNLGYKVSGSDLASNAASQRLAELGAIVRIGHAAEHILGADAVVTSTAVNEANPEVVAARAGKVPVVPRAIMLGELMRLKRGIAIAGTHGKTTTTSLVASVLAQGGMDPTFVIGGRLNSAGANAKLGTGEYIVAEADESDASFLNLSPMIEVITNIDADHMDTYEHDFEKLKGAFVNFTHRLPFYGRVMLCVDDPHVRAILPQVTKPVTTYGFAEDAEVRALNAGADGVQMRFTVRQEGYADTEFVLNQPGMHNVLNALSAIAIAREIGVPDEATAIGLREFRGVGRRFTRYGEIPLEGGGSFTLVDDYGHHPVEAQVTLAAARAAYPGRRLLLAFQPHRYTRTRDLFEDFVKVLGAPDVLLLAEVYAAGETPIVAADGRALARALRAGSQIEPIFVEAIADMPATIMKVARDGDVVLTMGAGSIGGVPHQLTQFQKVAS; encoded by the coding sequence ATGAAACACAAGATCAAACACATTCACTTCGTCGGCATCGGCGGCAGCGGCATGAGCGGCATCGCCGAGGTGCTGCTGAACCTGGGCTATAAAGTGTCGGGCTCGGACCTGGCCTCGAACGCGGCCAGCCAGCGCCTGGCGGAACTGGGCGCCATCGTCAGGATCGGCCACGCGGCCGAGCACATCCTGGGCGCCGACGCCGTGGTCACCTCGACCGCCGTCAACGAAGCCAATCCGGAAGTGGTGGCGGCGCGCGCCGGCAAGGTGCCGGTGGTGCCGCGCGCGATCATGCTGGGCGAACTCATGCGCCTGAAGCGCGGCATCGCGATCGCCGGCACGCACGGCAAGACCACCACCACCAGCCTGGTCGCTTCGGTGCTGGCCCAGGGCGGCATGGATCCGACTTTTGTCATCGGCGGGCGCCTGAACAGCGCCGGCGCCAACGCCAAGCTGGGCACCGGCGAGTACATCGTGGCCGAAGCCGACGAGTCGGACGCCTCGTTCCTGAACCTGTCGCCAATGATCGAGGTCATCACCAACATCGACGCCGACCACATGGACACCTACGAGCACGACTTCGAAAAGCTCAAGGGCGCGTTCGTCAACTTCACCCACCGCCTGCCGTTTTACGGCCGCGTGATGCTGTGCGTGGACGATCCGCACGTGCGCGCGATCCTGCCACAGGTGACCAAGCCGGTGACGACCTACGGCTTTGCCGAGGATGCCGAAGTGCGCGCCCTGAACGCCGGCGCCGACGGCGTCCAGATGCGCTTTACCGTGCGCCAGGAAGGCTATGCCGACACCGAATTCGTGCTGAACCAGCCGGGCATGCACAACGTGCTCAATGCGCTGTCGGCGATCGCGATCGCGCGCGAGATCGGCGTGCCGGACGAGGCGACCGCCATCGGCCTGCGCGAATTCCGCGGCGTCGGCCGCCGCTTCACGCGCTACGGCGAGATCCCGCTCGAGGGCGGCGGCAGCTTCACCCTGGTCGATGACTACGGCCACCACCCGGTCGAAGCCCAGGTGACGCTGGCCGCCGCGCGCGCCGCCTATCCGGGCCGGCGCCTGCTGCTGGCCTTCCAGCCGCACCGCTACACCCGCACGCGCGACCTGTTCGAAGACTTCGTCAAGGTGCTGGGCGCGCCGGACGTGCTGCTGCTGGCCGAAGTCTACGCCGCCGGCGAGACCCCGATCGTGGCCGCCGACGGGCGCGCGCTCGCGCGTGCGCTGCGCGCGGGCAGCCAGATCGAACCGATCTTCGTCGAAGCCATCGCCGACATGCCGGCGACCATCATGAAGGTGGCGCGCGACGGCGACGTCGTGCTCACCATGGGCGCCGGCTCGATCGGCGGGGTGCCGCATCAACTGACACAGTTTCAAAAGGTAGCATCGTGA
- a CDS encoding D-alanine--D-alanine ligase, which produces MTATQLTSQEIADLGKVGVLFGGRSAEREISILSGTGVLEALKSKGVDAHAFDPAERSLADLAAEKFDRVFIALHGRYGEDGSLQGALEQLGIPYTGSGVMASSVGMDKITTKIVWLAHGVSTPKYAIIDDGTDLDKVVEELGLPLIVKAPLEGSSIGITKVTRREELQAAVELSRRYDARVLAEQFIVGREFSVPLLGTGPTARALPIVEIVAPEGKYDYQNKYFTDDTKYYCPAPLDAAATIAIQREVEKAYRALGCEGWSRIDVLLRESDGKFFLLEVNTSPGMTGHSLVPMAARAEGTSYEDLCVQILRSASLKMKQNSKDKA; this is translated from the coding sequence GTGACCGCGACTCAACTCACCTCGCAAGAAATCGCGGACCTGGGCAAGGTCGGCGTCCTGTTCGGCGGCCGTTCGGCCGAGCGCGAGATCTCGATCCTGTCCGGCACCGGCGTGCTCGAGGCCCTGAAATCGAAAGGCGTCGACGCCCACGCCTTCGATCCGGCCGAGCGTTCGCTGGCCGACCTGGCGGCCGAAAAATTCGACCGCGTGTTCATCGCGCTGCACGGCCGCTACGGCGAAGACGGCAGCCTGCAGGGCGCGCTCGAGCAGCTCGGCATCCCGTACACCGGCAGCGGCGTAATGGCGTCCTCGGTCGGCATGGACAAGATCACCACCAAGATCGTCTGGCTGGCGCACGGCGTGTCGACGCCGAAGTACGCGATCATCGATGACGGCACCGACCTCGATAAGGTGGTGGAAGAGCTGGGCCTGCCGCTGATCGTCAAGGCGCCGCTGGAGGGGTCCAGCATCGGCATCACCAAGGTGACCCGCCGCGAAGAGCTGCAGGCGGCGGTCGAGCTGTCGCGCAGGTACGATGCGCGCGTGCTGGCCGAGCAGTTCATCGTGGGCCGCGAGTTCTCGGTGCCGCTGCTGGGCACCGGCCCGACCGCGCGCGCGCTGCCGATCGTCGAGATCGTCGCCCCGGAAGGCAAGTACGACTACCAGAACAAGTACTTCACCGACGACACCAAGTACTACTGCCCGGCGCCGCTGGATGCCGCTGCTACCATTGCCATCCAGCGCGAGGTCGAGAAGGCCTACCGCGCCCTCGGCTGCGAAGGCTGGAGCCGCATCGACGTGCTGCTGCGCGAATCCGACGGCAAGTTCTTCCTGCTGGAAGTGAACACCTCGCCCGGCATGACCGGGCACTCGCTGGTGCCGATGGCCGCGCGCGCCGAAGGCACCAGCTACGAAGACCTGTGCGTGCAGATCCTGCGCAGCGCCAGCCTGAAGATGAAACAGAACAGCAAGGACAAGGCGTAA
- a CDS encoding cell division protein FtsQ/DivIB, with translation MWHDVRALNATAGALTALSVLACVASGVWWISQRPMFTLRSVRVESMYGLELQHVNELTVRNGVLGKIKGNFFTSDLDQVRNTFEAVPWVRKASVRREWPNQLIVQVEEHEALGTWGEDGRLLSVKGDVFTANLAEADEDHPLPAFEGPAGSEKEVLSRFAQLRGWFAPVRLVPTSISLSNRYAWTVKLDNGMSVELGREQDKNTLQARVQRLVSIYPQLVARLQEGRIDTIDMRYPNGLALSSASLAIPADATKPVKPVVKKPVKTTKHT, from the coding sequence ATGTGGCATGACGTGCGAGCCTTGAACGCAACCGCCGGCGCGCTGACCGCGCTGTCGGTGCTCGCCTGCGTGGCCTCCGGCGTGTGGTGGATTTCCCAGCGCCCGATGTTCACGCTGCGTTCGGTGCGGGTCGAGAGCATGTACGGGCTGGAACTGCAGCACGTGAACGAACTGACGGTGCGCAACGGCGTGCTGGGCAAGATCAAGGGCAACTTCTTCACCTCGGACCTGGACCAGGTGCGCAACACCTTCGAGGCGGTGCCCTGGGTGCGCAAGGCCAGCGTGCGGCGCGAATGGCCGAACCAGCTGATCGTCCAGGTCGAGGAGCACGAGGCGCTCGGCACCTGGGGCGAGGATGGCCGCCTGTTGTCGGTCAAGGGCGACGTGTTCACCGCCAACCTGGCCGAGGCCGACGAGGACCACCCGCTGCCGGCGTTCGAAGGCCCGGCCGGGAGCGAGAAGGAAGTGCTGTCGCGCTTCGCCCAGCTGCGCGGCTGGTTCGCGCCGGTGCGCCTGGTGCCGACCTCGATCAGCCTGTCGAACCGCTATGCCTGGACCGTCAAGCTGGACAACGGCATGAGCGTCGAGCTGGGCCGCGAGCAGGACAAGAATACGCTGCAGGCGCGCGTACAGCGCCTGGTGAGCATTTATCCGCAGCTGGTGGCGCGCCTGCAGGAAGGCCGGATCGACACGATCGACATGCGTTATCCGAACGGCCTGGCGCTGTCGTCGGCCTCGCTGGCGATCCCGGCCGACGCCACCAAGCCGGTGAAGCCGGTCGTGAAAAAGCCCGTGAAAACGACAAAACATACTTAA
- the ftsA gene encoding cell division protein FtsA, with amino-acid sequence MTKDAKNLIVGLDIGTSKVVAVVAEVMADGRHEVIGLGQHESKGLKKGVVVNIEATVESIQRALEEAELMADCKIRNVYAGIAGSHIRSFNSSGMVAIKDKEVTSTDVARVIETAKAVNIPTDQQLLHTVPQEFIVDNQEDVREPIGMSGIRLEVRVHIVTGAVSAVQNIVKCVRRCGLEVSDLILQPMASADSVLTNDEKELGVVIIDIGGGTTDIAVFSDGAIRHTAVIPIAGDQITSDIAMALRTPTGEAEEIKIRYGVAKQVLADPGETLEVPGLGDRGPRSLSRQALAAVIEPRVEELFAMVHQVVRESGYEGVLSSGIVLTGGSSIMPGMIEMAEDIFLKPARLGTPEYRGQLADVVRSPRYATVLGLLLEAKKQYLRGHIVTRQDGSVKAVWQRMKEWFLGNF; translated from the coding sequence ATGACAAAAGACGCGAAGAACCTGATCGTCGGTCTGGACATCGGCACCTCGAAGGTGGTGGCGGTGGTGGCCGAGGTGATGGCCGATGGGCGCCATGAGGTAATCGGTCTCGGCCAGCACGAGTCGAAGGGTTTGAAGAAGGGCGTTGTCGTCAACATCGAGGCGACCGTCGAGTCGATCCAGCGCGCGCTCGAAGAAGCCGAGCTGATGGCCGATTGCAAGATCCGTAACGTCTACGCGGGCATCGCCGGCAGCCATATCCGCTCGTTCAACTCGAGCGGCATGGTCGCCATCAAGGACAAGGAAGTCACCTCGACCGACGTCGCGCGCGTGATCGAGACCGCCAAGGCCGTCAACATCCCGACCGACCAGCAGCTGCTGCACACGGTGCCGCAGGAGTTCATCGTCGACAACCAGGAAGACGTGCGCGAGCCGATCGGCATGAGCGGCATCCGCCTCGAGGTGCGCGTGCACATCGTGACCGGCGCGGTGTCGGCGGTGCAGAACATCGTCAAGTGCGTGCGCCGCTGCGGCCTCGAAGTGTCGGACCTGATCCTGCAGCCGATGGCCTCGGCCGACTCGGTGCTGACCAACGACGAGAAGGAACTCGGCGTGGTCATCATCGACATCGGCGGCGGCACGACCGACATTGCGGTGTTCTCCGACGGGGCGATCCGCCACACCGCCGTGATCCCGATCGCCGGCGACCAGATCACCAGCGACATCGCGATGGCGCTGCGCACCCCGACCGGCGAAGCCGAAGAGATCAAGATCCGCTACGGCGTGGCCAAGCAGGTGCTGGCCGATCCGGGCGAGACCCTCGAAGTGCCGGGCCTGGGCGACCGCGGTCCGCGTTCGCTGTCGCGCCAGGCGCTGGCCGCCGTGATCGAGCCGCGCGTGGAAGAGCTGTTCGCGATGGTGCACCAGGTGGTGCGCGAGTCCGGCTACGAAGGCGTGCTGTCGTCGGGCATCGTGCTGACCGGCGGCTCGTCGATCATGCCGGGCATGATCGAAATGGCCGAAGACATCTTTTTGAAACCGGCGCGCCTCGGCACGCCGGAGTACCGCGGCCAGCTGGCCGACGTGGTGCGCAGTCCGCGCTACGCGACCGTGCTCGGCCTGCTGCTGGAAGCGAAGAAGCAGTACCTGCGGGGTCACATCGTCACGCGCCAGGATGGCTCGGTGAAGGCGGTGTGGCAACGCATGAAGGAGTGGTTCCTCGGAAATTTCTAA
- the ftsZ gene encoding cell division protein FtsZ: MEFDMVDNAALGTVIKVVGVGGAGGNAVQHMINKGVAGVEFIAANTDAQALAASSAHNIIQIGDSGLGAGMRPEVGRQLAEQSRARIEDALRGAHMVFIAAGMGGGTGTGAAPIVAEVAKSLGALTVAVVSKPFSYEGGKCMEVAETGLNELTKHVDSLIVILNEKLEDIYEDESMLDWMKHADDVLNNAVAGIAEIINVPGHINVDFNDVKTIMSEQGKAMMGTATAAGVDRARIAAEQAVASPLLDGIDLSGAKGVLVNVTASRGLKGKEIKEVMAAVRAFAAPDAAIAQGIAYDDAMGDELRVTVVATGLGKNKANISLVQPQQVLRTGTYGSPVMGATSVTPGVAVGSVAGAPGMDGMKQPAVWRREQASEQVRAMQNNGVETYDIPAFLRKQAD; encoded by the coding sequence ATGGAGTTTGATATGGTCGATAACGCAGCACTGGGTACCGTCATCAAGGTCGTCGGCGTTGGCGGCGCGGGCGGTAACGCGGTGCAGCACATGATCAACAAGGGCGTGGCCGGCGTCGAGTTCATCGCCGCCAACACCGACGCCCAGGCCCTGGCCGCGTCGAGCGCCCACAACATCATCCAGATCGGCGACTCCGGTCTGGGCGCCGGCATGCGTCCGGAAGTCGGCCGCCAGCTGGCCGAGCAGTCGCGCGCGCGCATCGAGGATGCGCTGCGCGGCGCGCACATGGTCTTCATCGCCGCCGGCATGGGCGGCGGCACCGGCACCGGCGCCGCACCGATCGTGGCCGAAGTGGCCAAGAGCCTGGGCGCGCTGACCGTGGCGGTCGTGTCCAAGCCGTTCTCGTACGAAGGCGGCAAGTGCATGGAAGTGGCCGAGACCGGCCTGAACGAACTGACCAAGCACGTCGACTCCCTGATCGTCATCCTCAACGAAAAGCTGGAAGACATCTACGAAGACGAATCGATGCTGGACTGGATGAAGCACGCCGACGACGTGCTGAACAACGCGGTCGCCGGTATCGCCGAGATCATCAACGTGCCGGGCCACATCAACGTCGACTTCAACGACGTCAAGACCATCATGAGCGAGCAGGGCAAGGCGATGATGGGCACCGCGACCGCCGCCGGCGTCGACCGCGCGCGCATCGCCGCCGAGCAGGCCGTGGCCTCGCCGCTGCTGGACGGTATCGACCTGTCGGGCGCCAAGGGCGTGCTGGTGAACGTCACCGCGTCGCGCGGCCTGAAGGGCAAGGAGATCAAGGAAGTCATGGCCGCCGTGCGCGCTTTCGCGGCGCCCGACGCCGCCATTGCCCAGGGCATCGCCTACGACGACGCGATGGGCGACGAGCTGCGCGTGACCGTGGTCGCGACCGGCCTGGGCAAGAACAAGGCCAATATCTCGCTGGTGCAGCCGCAGCAGGTGCTGCGCACCGGCACTTACGGCAGCCCGGTCATGGGCGCCACCTCGGTGACCCCGGGCGTGGCCGTGGGTTCGGTCGCCGGCGCGCCGGGCATGGACGGCATGAAGCAGCCGGCCGTGTGGCGCCGCGAGCAGGCCTCGGAGCAGGTGCGCGCGATGCAGAACAACGGCGTCGAGACGTACGACATTCCGGCCTTCCTGCGTAAACAGGCTGACTGA
- a CDS encoding peroxiredoxin — MTIQIGDRLPDATLSEFIETETEGCALGPNTFQVADLVRGKTIVVFGLPGAFTPGCSIQHLPGYIQHAEALKAKGVDEIWCVSVNDAFVMGAWGRDQKATGIVRMMADGSAMLTRALGLEFDLTARGLGVRSQRYSMLVVDGVVKQLNVENGGGVDVSSAEKMLAQLA, encoded by the coding sequence ATGACCATCCAGATCGGCGACCGCCTGCCCGACGCCACCCTGTCCGAATTCATCGAGACCGAAACCGAAGGCTGCGCGCTCGGCCCGAACACCTTCCAGGTCGCCGACCTGGTCCGGGGCAAGACCATCGTCGTGTTCGGCCTGCCGGGCGCCTTCACGCCGGGCTGCTCGATCCAGCACCTGCCCGGCTACATCCAGCACGCCGAGGCGCTGAAAGCCAAGGGCGTCGACGAGATCTGGTGCGTGTCGGTCAACGACGCCTTCGTGATGGGCGCCTGGGGCCGCGACCAGAAGGCGACCGGCATCGTGCGCATGATGGCCGACGGCAGCGCCATGCTCACCCGCGCGCTGGGCCTGGAATTCGACCTGACCGCCAGGGGCCTGGGCGTGCGCAGCCAGCGCTACTCGATGCTGGTGGTCGACGGCGTGGTCAAGCAGCTCAACGTCGAGAACGGCGGCGGCGTCGACGTCTCGTCGGCCGAGAAGATGCTGGCCCAGCTGGCATGA
- a CDS encoding DMT family transporter, giving the protein MSAEAGARLKGNLRSIQAMLLAVVAFSIMDTMMKLLAAEFPPMQVAALRGLSSLPLVCAYVAWRGAFKGILRVRWPLHILRGVIGIAMLALFAYGVNTLSLAEAYTIYFVGPILITALSAPVLGERVNGARWIAIAIGMAGVLVVLRPSGAGFLSVGGLAVLASAIGYAVSAVAGRILARSDRAEHMVFWVMLMMGLGAAVLAAPSWVPLQARHVPLLAALAVSGFVAQLALTEAFSHGEASVVAPFEYTALAWGVAIDWLMWKTLPDGFTLLGAAIIIGSGLYLIRHETVHAQA; this is encoded by the coding sequence ATGAGCGCGGAGGCGGGCGCGCGCCTCAAGGGCAACCTGCGCAGCATCCAGGCGATGCTGCTGGCGGTGGTCGCTTTCTCCATCATGGACACGATGATGAAGCTGCTGGCCGCCGAATTCCCGCCGATGCAGGTGGCGGCGCTGCGCGGCCTGTCGTCGCTGCCGCTGGTGTGCGCCTACGTCGCCTGGCGCGGCGCGTTCAAGGGGATCCTGCGCGTCCGCTGGCCGCTGCACATCCTGCGCGGCGTGATCGGCATCGCCATGCTGGCGCTGTTCGCCTACGGCGTGAATACGCTGTCGCTGGCAGAGGCCTACACGATCTATTTCGTCGGACCGATCCTGATCACCGCCTTGTCGGCCCCGGTGCTGGGCGAGCGCGTGAACGGCGCGCGCTGGATCGCGATCGCGATCGGCATGGCCGGCGTGCTGGTGGTGCTGCGCCCGAGCGGGGCGGGTTTTCTTTCCGTCGGCGGGCTGGCGGTGCTGGCCTCGGCGATCGGGTATGCGGTGTCGGCGGTCGCCGGGCGGATCCTGGCGCGCAGCGACCGCGCCGAGCACATGGTGTTCTGGGTGATGCTGATGATGGGGCTGGGGGCGGCCGTGCTGGCGGCGCCGTCGTGGGTGCCCTTGCAGGCCCGGCATGTGCCGCTGCTGGCGGCGCTGGCGGTCTCGGGTTTCGTGGCCCAGCTGGCGTTGACCGAAGCCTTCAGCCACGGCGAAGCCTCGGTGGTCGCGCCGTTCGAATACACGGCCCTGGCCTGGGGCGTGGCGATCGACTGGCTGATGTGGAAAACCCTGCCGGACGGCTTCACCTTGCTGGGTGCGGCGATCATCATCGGCAGCGGCTTGTACCTGATTCGCCACGAAACGGTGCACGCGCAAGCCTGA
- the lpxC gene encoding UDP-3-O-acyl-N-acetylglucosamine deacetylase produces MLKQRTIKQLVRTTGVGLHSGTKVELTLRPAAIGTGIVFRRVDLDPVVEFPSNADIVGDTRMATVLTHGNARVSTVEHLMSACAGLGIDNLYVDVTAEEIPIMDGSASSFVFLLQQAGVQEQGAPKKFIRVLKPVEIRQGSGAGEKWARLSPYDGFKLDFFIEFNHPAVDGTMQRASIDFGKVSYVHDVSRARTFGFMQDVESLRGMGLARGGSLENAIVMDEYRILNADGLRYEDEFVRHKILDAIGDLYLVGYPLLAAYEAHKSGHGLNNQLLRELLAHPDAYEIVTFEEQARAPQSYGEQMEREWALT; encoded by the coding sequence ATGCTAAAACAAAGAACAATCAAACAGCTGGTGCGCACCACAGGTGTCGGCCTGCACTCCGGCACCAAGGTCGAACTGACCCTGCGCCCGGCTGCAATCGGCACCGGCATCGTGTTCCGCCGCGTCGATCTCGACCCGGTGGTCGAGTTCCCCTCGAACGCGGACATCGTCGGCGACACCCGCATGGCGACGGTGCTCACGCATGGCAATGCGCGCGTCTCGACGGTCGAGCACCTGATGTCGGCCTGCGCCGGACTGGGCATCGACAACCTGTACGTCGACGTCACTGCCGAGGAAATCCCGATCATGGACGGCTCGGCCTCGTCCTTTGTTTTTCTGCTGCAGCAGGCCGGCGTGCAGGAGCAGGGAGCGCCCAAGAAGTTCATCCGCGTGCTCAAGCCGGTCGAGATCCGCCAGGGCAGCGGGGCGGGCGAAAAGTGGGCGCGCCTGTCGCCGTACGACGGCTTCAAGCTCGACTTCTTCATCGAATTCAACCACCCGGCGGTGGACGGCACCATGCAGCGCGCCAGCATCGACTTCGGCAAGGTCTCCTACGTGCACGACGTCTCGCGCGCACGCACGTTCGGCTTCATGCAGGACGTCGAAAGCCTGCGCGGCATGGGCCTGGCGCGTGGCGGCTCGCTCGAAAACGCGATCGTGATGGACGAATACCGCATCCTCAACGCGGACGGCCTGCGCTACGAGGACGAGTTCGTGCGCCACAAGATCCTCGACGCGATCGGCGACCTCTACCTGGTCGGTTACCCTCTGCTGGCCGCGTACGAAGCGCACAAGTCGGGCCATGGCCTGAACAACCAGCTGCTGCGCGAACTGCTGGCCCATCCGGACGCCTACGAGATCGTCACCTTCGAAGAGCAGGCGCGTGCGCCGCAGTCGTACGGCGAGCAGATGGAACGGGAGTGGGCGCTGACCTGA
- a CDS encoding DciA family protein, with protein sequence MSSPSPKSYPFHIYGTRDRRTAFGATDFLRANDRIASLLPTALRMGNLQKDVKVTLPPMYAGCDVLSLQEGVLTLAVPSSAVAAKLKQQLPKLQAGLQKKGWQVESVRIKIQVGRALAQQAQAEKKAGGGLKLPPMAVDAFEELGESLPATKQNAQLIAAIRRLAEKRKQRG encoded by the coding sequence ATGTCGTCCCCATCGCCCAAGTCCTACCCCTTCCATATCTACGGTACGCGCGACCGCCGCACGGCGTTCGGCGCCACCGATTTCCTGCGCGCCAACGACCGCATCGCCAGCCTGCTGCCGACCGCCCTGCGCATGGGCAATCTGCAAAAAGACGTCAAGGTGACCCTGCCGCCGATGTATGCCGGCTGTGACGTGCTGTCGTTGCAGGAAGGCGTGTTGACGCTGGCCGTGCCCTCCTCGGCCGTCGCGGCCAAGCTCAAGCAACAGCTGCCGAAGCTGCAGGCCGGGCTGCAAAAGAAGGGATGGCAGGTGGAATCGGTACGCATCAAGATCCAGGTCGGACGCGCACTGGCCCAGCAGGCGCAGGCCGAGAAAAAAGCCGGTGGCGGGCTGAAATTGCCGCCGATGGCGGTCGATGCATTCGAGGAGCTCGGCGAGAGCTTGCCGGCGACGAAGCAGAATGCGCAGCTGATCGCGGCGATCCGGCGGCTGGCGGAAAAGAGGAAGCAGCGCGGCTAG